Proteins from a single region of Desulfovibrio sp.:
- a CDS encoding flagellar hook assembly protein FlgD, giving the protein MASTITNSLNQTNNEFNTALSKQKGSSLDKDSFMLLLVTQFKYQDPLNPMDDKEFIAQMAQFSSLEQLMNLNTSMESLTTATNNQQMINATSYIGKQVTISGNSIGKTTDETTKETTITRFRYSPADNTAGGTITVRDADNNAVYVEELSAKNKGTTYEFLWNGKNTDGTVAGDGVYTVNLVLRDSKGDAVLSDQVVDAKVTGVVTDSGVVYLGLEGGQLMPLANVRQVMLPATTTATDSSGTSTGTTTDSSTATASSAVASSAAAISTAVSNAAASSAAAIKTAASDAAASSAAAIKAAASDAAANSNISLSDVL; this is encoded by the coding sequence ATGGCCAGCACCATTACCAATTCACTGAACCAGACCAACAATGAGTTCAATACCGCCCTGAGCAAGCAGAAGGGCAGTAGTCTGGACAAGGACTCCTTCATGCTTTTGCTGGTGACGCAGTTCAAGTATCAGGACCCCTTGAATCCGATGGATGATAAGGAATTTATTGCCCAGATGGCGCAGTTCTCCAGTCTTGAGCAGCTCATGAACCTCAATACGAGCATGGAAAGCCTTACAACTGCCACCAACAATCAGCAGATGATCAACGCCACTTCCTACATAGGCAAGCAGGTGACGATTTCGGGCAACTCCATAGGCAAGACTACTGACGAGACGACCAAGGAAACCACCATCACGCGTTTCCGTTACTCTCCTGCGGACAATACCGCTGGCGGAACCATCACGGTTCGCGATGCCGATAACAATGCCGTCTACGTCGAAGAGCTCAGCGCCAAGAACAAGGGTACGACTTACGAATTCTTATGGAACGGCAAGAACACTGACGGCACTGTGGCAGGCGACGGCGTATACACGGTCAACCTTGTACTGCGCGACAGCAAGGGGGACGCTGTTCTTTCTGACCAGGTGGTGGACGCCAAGGTAACAGGCGTTGTGACTGATAGCGGCGTGGTTTACCTCGGCCTTGAGGGCGGCCAGCTCATGCCCCTTGCCAATGTACGCCAGGTCATGCTGCCCGCGACAACAACTGCAACTGACAGCAGTGGCACAAGCACGGGTACAACCACCGACAGCAGCACGGCCACCGCGAGCAGTGCAGTAGCATCCAGTGCAGCAGCCATAAGTACGGCAGTCAGCAATGCGGCAGCCAGCAGCGCTGCGGCCATCAAGACGGCAGCCAGTGACGCGGCAGCCAGCAGCGCAGCGGCCATCAAGGCGGCAGCCAGCGACGCGGCAGCCAACAGCAACATCAGTCTGAGCGACGTGCTTTAA
- a CDS encoding flagellar hook-basal body complex protein — protein sequence MGLSASMWTSVSGLLTHGQKMNVVGNNIANVSTLGFKSQRMDFNDYLYRGIGTTSGTSQIGAGAGVYAILGDFSQGSLETTNSATDLAIDGNGFFQVRKPNSEQMYYSRAGDFYFNKSRELQNPEGYLLQGWKVNNEKKLTFNNGATNLGNANLSKSAYVGSGTPTDIVLDSWNIVPQQTTNVTFTMGLTNDGNGDRTTSSTSPMTALFDLWDGKSTPPIADTAYATQSSIDVYDEGGGTHTMTVYYDQVDASKTDSNGDSIYNIKGLPAGYTVYEYLVTIPPSQDNRSFGGTGYNEATNTWTTEPTKFYNDPTAGTNKNAGVLMSGVMIFNASGQLVNQTAYTYGATETPAANNQVAVDPSLKTSWQPTKVSSNGLPVFSANFTGQPLANSVSETMSSGAGTPVSQVQNYITELDFGLKSMGTPTWTNNTTTLADLAVHSPTPPATTPTPYVDYSNVPTMTTGQRQEYASVANTTSYTVQNRTQDGYASGTLSNVSIDNSGVVHGVYSNGKTLPLYQIALYDFQNHQGLYREGGNLFSATNDSGEPRLGVAGDNGFGTTRAYNIEQSNVDMTTEFVQMISTQRGFQANSKGITTVDTMLETVIGMKR from the coding sequence ATGGGTCTTTCAGCCAGCATGTGGACAAGCGTTTCAGGCCTGCTCACCCACGGCCAAAAAATGAACGTGGTCGGCAACAATATAGCCAACGTGAGTACTCTTGGATTCAAGAGCCAGCGTATGGACTTCAACGATTATCTGTACAGGGGCATCGGCACAACCAGCGGCACCAGCCAGATCGGCGCGGGAGCCGGCGTGTACGCCATCCTGGGCGATTTTTCGCAGGGGTCGCTTGAGACCACCAACTCAGCCACTGACCTTGCTATTGACGGCAATGGGTTCTTCCAGGTGCGCAAGCCCAACAGCGAGCAGATGTATTACTCACGCGCTGGCGACTTTTATTTCAACAAAAGCCGTGAACTCCAGAACCCTGAGGGCTATTTGCTGCAAGGCTGGAAGGTTAACAACGAAAAGAAGCTGACGTTCAACAACGGCGCTACCAACCTTGGCAATGCCAATCTGAGCAAGTCGGCGTATGTTGGTTCAGGAACCCCCACGGACATCGTGCTGGACAGCTGGAATATCGTTCCCCAGCAGACCACCAACGTCACTTTCACCATGGGGCTTACCAATGATGGCAATGGTGATCGCACCACAAGCAGCACCAGCCCCATGACCGCCCTCTTTGATCTGTGGGATGGGAAAAGCACCCCGCCAATAGCCGATACCGCCTATGCCACGCAGTCCAGCATTGATGTCTACGATGAAGGCGGCGGCACCCATACAATGACGGTCTACTATGACCAGGTTGACGCCAGCAAAACAGATTCCAACGGTGATTCCATCTACAATATCAAAGGATTGCCCGCCGGATACACGGTGTATGAATATCTGGTCACCATTCCCCCTTCGCAGGACAACCGCAGCTTTGGCGGCACAGGGTACAATGAGGCCACCAACACCTGGACTACTGAGCCGACCAAGTTTTACAACGACCCCACGGCTGGCACCAACAAGAATGCGGGTGTGCTCATGAGCGGCGTCATGATCTTTAACGCCAGTGGTCAGCTGGTCAACCAGACCGCCTACACCTATGGCGCTACGGAAACGCCTGCCGCCAACAACCAGGTGGCCGTGGATCCTTCGCTCAAAACTTCCTGGCAGCCAACCAAGGTGTCCAGCAACGGGCTGCCGGTTTTTTCCGCCAACTTCACGGGACAACCCTTGGCCAACAGTGTGAGCGAAACCATGTCCAGTGGCGCGGGAACGCCTGTAAGCCAGGTGCAGAATTACATTACAGAACTGGATTTCGGCCTCAAAAGCATGGGCACGCCTACGTGGACGAATAATACGACAACACTCGCCGACCTGGCGGTGCACAGTCCTACTCCACCTGCCACGACGCCTACCCCGTACGTAGACTACTCCAATGTTCCCACCATGACCACCGGGCAACGCCAGGAATACGCCAGCGTGGCCAACACGACATCCTATACTGTACAAAACCGCACTCAGGATGGCTATGCTTCGGGTACATTGAGCAACGTGAGCATAGATAACTCCGGCGTCGTTCATGGGGTCTACTCCAACGGCAAAACCTTGCCCTTGTATCAGATAGCTCTGTATGATTTTCAGAATCATCAGGGTCTGTATCGCGAAGGCGGCAACCTCTTCTCTGCGACAAATGATTCCGGCGAACCGCGACTGGGCGTGGCGGGCGACAATGGCTTTGGCACGACACGAGCTTACAATATTGAACAGTCCAACGTGGATATGACCACAGAGTTCGTGCAGATGATTTCTACTCAACGTGGCTTCCAGGCGAACTCCAAGGGCATCACAACCGTGGACACCATGCTGGAAACCGTTATCGGCATGAAGAGATAG
- a CDS encoding LysR family transcriptional regulator: MDISKWRVFTKVAEVLNVTAAADQLDMSQSGVSYTLKCLEQETGFPLFIRHPQGVTLTASAQELLPVIHNFLNEKEKVDQTIAQINGMTRGVIRIASYQSIGITWLPEILEQFLHDFPHIHINIWEGGDDDVEHALFNNEVDLAFTSLRERPNFEWIQLATDQLQAIFPEGHRCASKECIPLTLFKDELFITSPGFYEHDVNYFLKMHDVQPENILCHSTEAFSIMAMVRKGLGSSLLFTRIIEAGGLHKLVVKPISPPISRQLGIAIASKEQASPAAKIFIEYAEDIVSVMNDA, translated from the coding sequence ATGGATATTTCAAAATGGCGGGTATTTACGAAAGTAGCTGAAGTTTTGAATGTTACGGCTGCGGCTGACCAACTTGATATGAGCCAATCCGGAGTCAGTTACACCTTAAAATGCCTGGAACAAGAAACGGGGTTTCCTCTTTTTATTCGCCATCCGCAGGGAGTTACGCTTACGGCTTCAGCCCAGGAGCTTTTGCCTGTCATTCACAATTTTTTGAATGAAAAGGAAAAAGTTGATCAGACCATTGCTCAGATAAACGGTATGACGCGCGGCGTAATTCGGATAGCAAGCTACCAAAGTATTGGAATAACATGGCTCCCCGAAATATTAGAGCAATTTTTGCATGATTTCCCGCATATCCATATCAACATATGGGAAGGCGGCGATGATGATGTCGAACACGCTCTTTTCAATAATGAAGTTGATTTGGCTTTCACAAGTCTGCGCGAGAGGCCAAATTTCGAGTGGATCCAACTCGCAACGGATCAGTTGCAAGCCATTTTTCCCGAAGGGCATCGGTGTGCTTCCAAAGAATGTATCCCGCTTACCCTTTTCAAAGACGAACTTTTTATAACATCCCCAGGTTTTTATGAGCACGATGTAAACTATTTTTTAAAAATGCATGACGTTCAACCAGAAAACATCCTTTGCCATTCCACAGAAGCGTTTTCCATTATGGCTATGGTCAGAAAAGGTCTGGGTTCCAGCCTTCTTTTCACAAGAATCATAGAGGCCGGCGGACTGCACAAGCTGGTGGTAAAGCCGATTTCCCCCCCCATATCCCGGCAATTGGGAATTGCAATAGCATCAAAAGAACAGGCCTCTCCGGCAGCAAAAATTTTTATTGAATATGCTGAAGATATTGTATCAGTAATGAATGATGCGTAA
- a CDS encoding MFS transporter, whose translation MAQLAHINYEDAPFLPVHKKITLGVYLGQISDGYTLCVVGTALTLATTHLGLTSFWMGAIGAGALLGILFGSLCLGPLSDKFGRKPLFILSMLLFSIVTAIQFFISDPLALVATRFLIGACIGMDYTSSPSLLTEWVPRRLSPRLLGSFLILWMTGFVFAYFIGIAMPDFGENTWRWILVSPLLPSSLAFLWRLCSGIPESPRWLASKGRTEEGQELIRKHLGPEYYMTANLETGAVSTSWFQLFSKDQWRASLTAGIFYATQVFPFFGIGIFLPMVLADMNMAGQLAPGIIYNLFMIIGVLVGVWLIEKISRRTFLLTTFYASALLMSIIALWQGMPTNLLIVMLTLFSFILNIGIVLENPYPAELFPTHLRASGVGFATAVSRIGAAAGTFLLPVINEQCGIYVTLGGCAVSLWLGGIVCQAWAPETSQKFK comes from the coding sequence ATGGCACAACTGGCACACATAAACTATGAAGACGCACCATTTTTACCAGTACACAAAAAAATAACCTTGGGAGTCTATCTGGGACAGATTTCTGATGGTTATACACTTTGTGTTGTGGGCACGGCACTTACCCTGGCAACGACACATCTGGGTTTGACCAGTTTCTGGATGGGGGCGATCGGGGCAGGAGCATTACTGGGCATTCTATTTGGCAGTCTTTGTCTTGGTCCTTTATCTGACAAGTTTGGGCGAAAGCCACTCTTCATACTGTCCATGCTTTTATTCTCCATTGTTACCGCCATCCAATTTTTTATTTCCGATCCACTGGCGCTGGTTGCTACACGTTTTCTGATTGGCGCTTGCATCGGCATGGACTATACGAGCAGCCCTTCTCTGTTGACAGAATGGGTTCCGAGGCGTTTAAGCCCCCGTCTTCTTGGTTCTTTCCTGATCCTTTGGATGACAGGTTTTGTATTTGCCTACTTTATCGGCATTGCCATGCCTGATTTTGGCGAAAACACCTGGCGCTGGATTCTGGTCTCGCCGCTGCTGCCCTCCTCTCTTGCATTTTTATGGCGTCTTTGCTCGGGCATCCCGGAATCCCCCAGGTGGCTTGCAAGCAAGGGCCGCACTGAGGAAGGGCAAGAGCTTATCCGCAAACACCTTGGACCAGAATATTATATGACGGCAAACCTTGAGACCGGAGCAGTCTCCACCTCATGGTTTCAACTCTTCAGCAAAGATCAATGGCGCGCCTCTCTGACCGCGGGCATTTTCTATGCAACCCAGGTCTTCCCCTTCTTCGGGATTGGTATCTTTTTGCCGATGGTTCTGGCTGACATGAACATGGCCGGGCAACTTGCTCCCGGAATCATATACAACCTCTTCATGATCATTGGTGTTCTTGTCGGTGTGTGGCTCATTGAAAAAATTTCCAGAAGAACATTCCTCCTCACCACCTTTTATGCTTCAGCCCTGTTGATGAGCATCATCGCCTTATGGCAAGGCATGCCTACCAATCTTCTTATTGTCATGCTGACTCTCTTCTCCTTTATTCTCAATATCGGCATTGTATTGGAAAACCCCTATCCTGCCGAACTGTTCCCCACCCATCTTCGCGCTTCGGGCGTTGGATTTGCCACTGCGGTAAGCCGTATCGGGGCTGCTGCCGGAACCTTCTTGCTTCCCGTCATTAATGAGCAGTGCGGTATTTATGTGACGCTTGGCGGCTGTGCCGTGTCCCTCTGGCTTGGCGGTATTGTTTGCCAGGCATGGGCGCCTGAAACATCGCAAAAGTTCAAATAG
- a CDS encoding proline racemase family protein, whose product MSFKRTFHAVETHAGEPMRVITGGVPHIPGNTVYEQMQWLKKNDDQVRLLMLREPRGYPPLCCNLIVPPKHPDAVAGYIIMEQVEYPLMSGGNTLSVATVLLETGMIPMQEPVTEFTLEAPAGLIGIKAECHNGKVTNVTFKNVPAFAVHLDAVIDVPNLGKVTVDVAWGGMFYVIADVRQFDWIKLVPEQGGEIARVSSLIMKAAQDQLPVEHPDYPDVGITISQLSGPTDNPQADWKNAVTVASGEVDFNNPATWTGALDRCPCGTGTCAKMATLYAKGKLGLNQAFRHEGILGNVFTGHLVEEVQIGKYKGVIPTLGGQVWIYGYNTYVLDPTDPFVNGYTIGDIWA is encoded by the coding sequence ATGAGTTTTAAAAGAACATTTCATGCTGTTGAAACGCATGCTGGCGAACCCATGCGCGTTATTACCGGGGGGGTGCCGCATATTCCCGGAAATACCGTATACGAGCAAATGCAGTGGCTCAAAAAAAATGATGACCAGGTCAGACTGCTGATGTTGCGTGAACCGCGTGGCTATCCCCCTCTTTGTTGCAATCTTATTGTTCCACCCAAGCACCCTGATGCTGTTGCCGGATACATCATTATGGAGCAGGTTGAATACCCTCTTATGAGTGGCGGCAACACCTTGTCCGTGGCAACGGTATTGCTGGAAACAGGCATGATCCCCATGCAGGAACCTGTTACCGAATTCACACTGGAAGCTCCTGCCGGGCTCATCGGCATCAAGGCAGAATGCCACAACGGCAAGGTTACAAACGTGACCTTTAAAAACGTGCCTGCCTTTGCCGTCCACCTTGACGCTGTGATTGATGTGCCGAATCTCGGTAAAGTAACAGTGGACGTAGCCTGGGGTGGCATGTTCTATGTCATCGCCGATGTGCGTCAGTTTGACTGGATAAAACTGGTACCCGAACAGGGCGGCGAAATTGCCCGTGTTTCCTCACTCATAATGAAAGCGGCACAAGATCAGTTGCCGGTTGAGCACCCGGATTACCCAGATGTGGGCATCACTATTTCCCAGCTTTCAGGCCCCACGGATAACCCCCAGGCCGACTGGAAAAATGCTGTCACTGTGGCTAGCGGTGAAGTGGACTTTAACAACCCGGCCACCTGGACAGGAGCCCTGGACCGTTGCCCATGCGGTACAGGCACATGCGCAAAAATGGCAACCCTGTACGCCAAGGGCAAACTGGGCCTCAACCAGGCCTTTCGCCATGAAGGCATCCTTGGCAACGTGTTTACCGGGCATTTGGTGGAAGAAGTCCAGATTGGCAAATACAAGGGCGTCATCCCAACCCTCGGCGGTCAGGTCTGGATTTACGGCTACAACACATATGTGCTTGACCCGACAGATCCTTTTGTCAATGGATACACCATTGGCGACATATGGGCATAA
- the proC gene encoding pyrroline-5-carboxylate reductase, with protein MSAGISSVPIGLIGFGSMGSALAGAMTRAAEFRNAFSLYLYAKNEQIRAAAPRGILFAETVHELVSTCEIIIIAVRPEQMEAVVCEIAGLLPGGSTGRKILISVAAGVTLKSLRKWAGSEFAVIRIMPNTLVEVGKGLFGFCAGPEVSHKEKEMARALLNGLGTVIDIDEGDMNAFTALAGCGPGFLFHIMDSLCEAGVSVGLARKTSQTIAAALMDGCASLAIQTGRHPVILREQGTSPSGMTIAGLNHLDRTGIRGHIIDAARAALDQGKAMDSEMSCLKK; from the coding sequence ATGAGTGCAGGAATTTCTTCTGTCCCCATTGGCTTGATCGGCTTTGGAAGCATGGGGAGCGCTCTGGCCGGTGCCATGACCCGTGCAGCAGAGTTTCGCAATGCATTTTCACTGTATTTATATGCAAAAAACGAACAAATCCGGGCCGCCGCGCCGCGAGGAATCCTATTTGCAGAAACAGTGCATGAGCTCGTTTCAACCTGTGAGATTATTATTATCGCAGTCAGGCCGGAGCAGATGGAGGCCGTTGTGTGCGAGATTGCTGGTTTGCTGCCCGGGGGCAGCACCGGCAGAAAAATTCTGATATCTGTGGCGGCCGGGGTTACACTGAAAAGTCTTCGCAAATGGGCTGGGAGTGAATTTGCGGTTATTCGGATTATGCCCAATACCCTGGTCGAAGTTGGCAAAGGGCTGTTTGGTTTTTGCGCCGGGCCAGAAGTTTCTCACAAAGAGAAAGAAATGGCCCGCGCACTGCTCAATGGCCTGGGAACCGTGATTGATATTGATGAAGGTGACATGAATGCTTTCACGGCTCTTGCCGGATGCGGTCCGGGCTTTCTTTTTCATATTATGGACAGCTTGTGTGAAGCTGGCGTGAGTGTGGGGCTAGCCAGAAAAACGTCGCAAACCATCGCTGCCGCGCTGATGGATGGATGCGCGAGCTTGGCGATACAGACAGGTAGACATCCTGTGATCCTTCGAGAACAGGGAACATCTCCCTCGGGCATGACGATCGCGGGGCTGAATCACCTGGATCGCACGGGAATCCGCGGACATATCATTGATGCTGCCCGTGCCGCTCTGGACCAGGGGAAAGCTATGGATTCTGAAATGTCCTGCCTGAAAAAATGA
- a CDS encoding IclR family transcriptional regulator: MTQTKKYYEIGSVSKACLLIETLSTQKCWELAELSRAVGLPKTTVHRMLLTLEDNGYVFQEKQRGEYCLSFKLFSIGSRVLQHSSLVDMARPYCRELLEAVDETVNLCVVSGTEMLVVDKQVTSQMLRQDSIIGSSFPLFQSASGKIFLAFAEEAEAEKVLKLIGEQSPALHIEQTMEALRAELEKVSQTGLGYDYEEVFKGVRCIAVPIFDYQNKLVATLSVSAPTVRLNASSLVNIEKNIIQASINISLRLGSSPARLPFGEK; encoded by the coding sequence GTGACGCAAACGAAAAAATATTACGAAATCGGCTCGGTCTCAAAAGCCTGCCTGCTTATCGAAACGCTCTCCACACAAAAATGCTGGGAGCTGGCCGAACTGAGCCGAGCCGTGGGTCTGCCCAAAACGACAGTGCACCGTATGCTTCTGACCCTTGAGGACAACGGCTACGTTTTTCAGGAAAAACAGAGAGGTGAATACTGCCTTTCATTCAAGCTGTTTTCCATAGGCAGCAGAGTGCTGCAGCACTCCAGTCTGGTGGACATGGCAAGGCCCTATTGCAGAGAACTTCTTGAAGCTGTGGACGAAACTGTGAACCTCTGTGTGGTTTCAGGTACAGAAATGCTCGTGGTGGACAAGCAGGTCACCTCGCAGATGCTGCGCCAGGACTCCATCATCGGAAGTTCATTCCCCCTGTTTCAGTCAGCTTCAGGAAAGATTTTTCTGGCCTTTGCTGAAGAGGCAGAGGCAGAAAAAGTGCTCAAGCTTATTGGTGAACAATCGCCAGCCCTGCATATTGAACAGACCATGGAAGCCCTGCGCGCCGAACTGGAAAAGGTCAGCCAGACGGGTCTGGGCTATGACTATGAAGAGGTTTTCAAGGGCGTGCGGTGTATTGCGGTGCCTATTTTCGACTACCAGAACAAGCTGGTTGCCACGCTCAGCGTTTCCGCGCCCACAGTGCGGCTTAATGCGTCTTCTCTGGTGAACATTGAAAAAAATATCATCCAGGCTTCAATAAACATTTCTCTGCGCCTTGGCTCTTCACCGGCCAGGCTACCTTTTGGAGAGAAATAG
- a CDS encoding MFS transporter yields MLSIIGIALVQATPYLGLSLFWEGMIGASALIGIFLGGFVGGWFTDKFGRQVLYTLDLVAIGVFSLAQFWVESAESLFFCRLFLGIAVGADYPIATALLAEFAPKKYRGPLTGMLNVMWFVGAAIGYIVGGILLHMGPDAWRWMLASAALPTAIFIFLRRNTPESPRWLRRKGRYLEAKAVLKQVYGQDVSMQELESITTEPKPVGITALFRAGYGTRMIFVSVFWTCTIVPLFAVYAFSPKILTALGLTGDLSNMGSVAITILFMLGTVFALSLVNKIGRRALLLQSFFWTSLALLLLGLFANSTQYVILLLFAAYALTTGGSQILQFIYPNELFPTEIRASAVGLASSLSRIGAAVGTYLVPLALVRIGIGATMLVAAAITLVGFVVSYKMAPETMHCSLEDAASLAQ; encoded by the coding sequence GTGCTGAGCATCATTGGCATAGCCCTTGTGCAGGCTACTCCATATCTGGGGCTCTCCTTATTCTGGGAGGGCATGATAGGGGCATCAGCTCTTATCGGTATTTTTCTTGGCGGATTTGTGGGCGGGTGGTTTACAGACAAGTTCGGCAGACAGGTATTGTACACTCTCGATCTTGTGGCCATAGGCGTTTTTTCTCTGGCCCAATTTTGGGTGGAAAGCGCGGAAAGCCTGTTTTTTTGCCGTCTTTTTCTGGGCATCGCCGTGGGGGCGGACTATCCCATTGCCACAGCACTGCTTGCGGAGTTCGCGCCTAAAAAATATCGTGGGCCTCTCACCGGCATGCTGAACGTCATGTGGTTTGTTGGGGCAGCAATAGGTTACATTGTTGGAGGCATATTATTGCACATGGGACCTGACGCCTGGCGCTGGATGCTGGCCAGTGCAGCCCTGCCCACAGCAATCTTTATTTTTCTGCGGCGTAATACGCCGGAATCCCCACGCTGGCTGCGCCGTAAAGGGCGCTATCTGGAAGCCAAGGCTGTTCTCAAGCAGGTATACGGACAGGATGTCAGCATGCAAGAGCTTGAGTCCATTACCACAGAGCCCAAGCCGGTAGGTATAACCGCTTTGTTCCGGGCCGGTTACGGAACCCGCATGATCTTTGTCTCTGTATTCTGGACCTGTACCATCGTACCCCTGTTCGCCGTATACGCCTTCAGTCCCAAGATATTGACGGCGCTGGGCCTTACCGGCGACCTCAGCAATATGGGTTCTGTGGCCATTACCATTCTTTTTATGCTGGGTACCGTCTTTGCCTTGTCTCTTGTCAATAAAATTGGACGGCGCGCCCTGTTGCTGCAAAGTTTTTTCTGGACCAGCCTGGCCCTTCTCCTGCTCGGCCTATTCGCCAATAGCACACAGTATGTCATTCTTCTGCTTTTCGCAGCTTATGCCCTGACGACCGGCGGATCGCAGATTTTGCAGTTCATTTATCCCAACGAGCTTTTCCCCACTGAAATTCGTGCCTCCGCAGTGGGGCTGGCCTCGTCGCTCAGCAGAATTGGAGCCGCCGTAGGCACCTACCTCGTACCGCTGGCTCTTGTGCGCATCGGTATAGGCGCAACTATGCTGGTTGCCGCCGCAATAACACTTGTAGGCTTTGTGGTCAGTTATAAAATGGCTCCCGAAACCATGCACTGCAGCCTTGAGGACGCGGCAAGCCTTGCCCAGTAA
- a CDS encoding Rid family detoxifying hydrolase, translating into MEFVNDKKGPVPCGPYSHAVRSGNMLYVSGQVPFDPISGALVGANIEEQTAQTMKNLVSLLDTVDLGLKNVVKTTVYLANWDDFASFNRAYAKYMGDHKPARATVEVSRIAEGALLELDAIVEF; encoded by the coding sequence ATGGAATTCGTGAACGACAAAAAGGGGCCGGTACCCTGCGGGCCCTATTCCCACGCGGTCAGAAGCGGCAACATGCTGTACGTGTCCGGCCAGGTACCCTTTGATCCCATTTCCGGAGCTCTGGTGGGGGCCAACATTGAGGAGCAGACGGCACAGACCATGAAGAACCTGGTTTCACTTCTGGACACTGTGGACCTAGGTCTGAAGAACGTGGTCAAAACCACTGTCTATCTCGCCAACTGGGATGATTTTGCCAGCTTCAACCGTGCGTACGCGAAGTATATGGGCGATCACAAGCCGGCCCGCGCCACAGTGGAAGTGAGCCGCATCGCCGAGGGAGCCCTGCTGGAACTTGACGCCATTGTTGAGTTCTAG